In Nitrospira sp., the genomic stretch TGGGGATGGTCTTCTCGTTGTCTTGAAAGTCGCGGAGGTGTTGGTCGCCGAGTTCGCCGTCGTTGGCCGTCACCCGCTGGCAGTAGTTGGGGTCGGTGCTCGTCTTCATCTGGTTGATGAGATCGCGCACTCCCAGCGCATGGTCCTGCGTGGCGCAGAACACCAGCGTCTTCTCCTGCTGGTTGATCTGGCTCATGAAGATCTCGACACGTTTCTTTTCGCGTTCTTTGATCTCGATGATCTTATTAAAGTCGCTCTCCGTATAGCGCTTCTTCGCCTCAATCTCACCTTCCACAAGCGTGTCGTCCGGCGTATAGACGTACTCATCGAGCGTCGTGGAGATCTGCTTCACCTTGAACGGCGTCAGGAAGCCGTCGTTAATGCCGTCCTTGAGGGAATAGATATAGACCGGCTCGCCGAAGTAGCGATAGGTGTCCACATTGTCTTTGCGTTTGGGCGTGGCGGTCAGTCCAAGCTGTACGGCGGGGGCAAAGTATTCAAGGATGCCGCGCCAGTTGCTCTCATCATTCGCACCACCCCGGTGGCACTCGTCGATGACGATGAAGTCGAAGAAGTCCGGCGGATACTCACCGAAATAGGGCGATGGCTTTCCATCCTTCGGCGGCCCGCTCATGAAGGTCTGGAAGATGGTGAAGAACAAGCTGCCGTTCTTCGGCACCTTGCCCTTCTTGCGGATGTCGTCCGGCTCGATTCGCACCAGCGCATCTTCAGGAAAGGCGGAGAAGGCGTTGTAGGCCTGATTGGTCAAAATGTTCCGGTCAGCCAGAAACAGAATGCGTGGCCGACGCGACGGCTCGCGGCTCAGGTTCCAACGGCTGTGGAAGAGCTTCCAGGCAATCTGAAAGGCGATAAAGGTCTTTCCTGTTCCCGTTGCCAAGGTAAGGAGGATGCGAGGCTTCTTTCCCGCAATTGCCTCCATGACCCTTTCGACGGCAATATCCTGATAGTACCGACTGGGATGACTGCCGCCCTTGTCTTCGAATGGGACAGCGGCAAAGTGGTCACGCCACGCGTTCTTCTTGGCGAAGGTCTGCTGCCATAGGTCGTCCGGAGTTGGGTAAGACAGCGTCTCACCCTCCTTCCCGGTCTCCATGTCGATGCCATAGACACTTTGGCCGTTGGTGGCGTAGGTAAAGCGAATGGCGAGCTTCCCCGCATAGCTCTTCGCCTGCCCCACCCCTTCAGTCAGTTCTTCATCCCAAGCCTT encodes the following:
- a CDS encoding DEAD/DEAH box helicase family protein; this translates as MNEAETRAEYIDPALKAAGWGVVEGSRVLREYPITLGRIEGLGRRSKPLIADYVLVYRNHKLAVVEAKAWDEELTEGVGQAKSYAGKLAIRFTYATNGQSVYGIDMETGKEGETLSYPTPDDLWQQTFAKKNAWRDHFAAVPFEDKGGSHPSRYYQDIAVERVMEAIAGKKPRILLTLATGTGKTFIAFQIAWKLFHSRWNLSREPSRRPRILFLADRNILTNQAYNAFSAFPEDALVRIEPDDIRKKGKVPKNGSLFFTIFQTFMSGPPKDGKPSPYFGEYPPDFFDFIVIDECHRGGANDESNWRGILEYFAPAVQLGLTATPKRKDNVDTYRYFGEPVYIYSLKDGINDGFLTPFKVKQISTTLDEYVYTPDDTLVEGEIEAKKRYTESDFNKIIEIKEREKKRVEIFMSQINQQEKTLVFCATQDHALGVRDLINQMKTSTDPNYCQRVTANDGELGDQHLRDFQDNEKTIPTILTTSQKLSTGVDARNIRNIVLMRPINSMIEFKQIIGRGTRLYDGKDYFTIYDFVKAHHHFSDPEWDGEPIEPETNAGGKTVPPSPPLGDGVREETDEYVRKKRVKVKLADGKARTIQHMMVTTFWHPDGTPMSAQQFLEMLFGKLPEFFKDEAELRALWSAPDTRVKLLQGLAEKGFGSEQMAEMQRIIDAENGDLFDVLAHVAYALAPLTREERAVRAKLEISTHFNRKQQAFLDFVLAQYVKVGVEELAQDKLSPLLKLKYHNAIADAVADLGKPEEIGKVFAGFQKYLYQPQVQARP